One segment of Mycolicibacterium neworleansense DNA contains the following:
- a CDS encoding TetR/AcrR family transcriptional regulator, which translates to MRDADRTVSPALLAATSETLRRLGPRQFSLTAVAEHAGVSRGTVHNALGSRDNAIRVGLDHLAGAFIETIAAEVGRHDTLADQVAAAAVVICAHRRQSGSVAPRGINESILVLLLRNTGDDLMRRSIDLWKPFVRTAQERGEVGAGIAPARASEWIVRLLLSFELLPPIGVNLDSPRAVKRFVSDHIVVGLTGRQ; encoded by the coding sequence ATGCGCGATGCGGACCGTACGGTGTCACCCGCGCTGCTCGCTGCCACCTCTGAGACGCTAAGGCGTTTGGGTCCAAGGCAATTCAGCCTGACGGCGGTCGCCGAACACGCGGGCGTGTCCCGCGGCACCGTGCACAACGCGCTGGGCAGCCGTGACAACGCCATCAGGGTCGGGCTCGACCACCTGGCCGGAGCATTCATCGAGACCATCGCGGCCGAGGTCGGCCGTCACGACACCCTGGCCGACCAGGTTGCCGCGGCCGCGGTTGTCATCTGCGCGCACCGCAGGCAGTCAGGCTCGGTGGCGCCGCGCGGCATCAACGAGAGCATCCTGGTGCTGCTGCTGCGCAATACGGGCGACGACCTGATGCGCCGGTCGATCGACCTGTGGAAGCCGTTCGTGCGCACAGCTCAGGAACGCGGCGAGGTCGGGGCGGGGATCGCGCCGGCACGGGCCAGCGAATGGATCGTGCGCCTGCTGCTGAGCTTCGAACTTCTCCCACCGATCGGCGTGAACCTCGACAGTCCACGTGCGGTGAAACGATTCGTGTCCGACCACATCGTCGTCGGCCTGACCGGAAGGCAGTAA
- a CDS encoding DinB family protein produces MEDLEPDTKDWTWVLSRACAECGFDPTAVGPREVAGRIRDDAALWVPRLHRPGVTARTRADRWSVLEYGCHIRDVHRIFDHRVRLMLTEDDPRFPNWDQDATAIADDYGSQDPKIVATELFDAAGVAADTYDHVPAHAWSRRGLRSNGSEFTVATIAIYHLHDIVHHAHDVALM; encoded by the coding sequence ATGGAAGATCTGGAGCCTGACACCAAGGACTGGACGTGGGTGCTGTCACGGGCCTGCGCCGAGTGCGGGTTCGACCCCACGGCGGTGGGCCCGCGCGAGGTAGCCGGCCGGATCCGGGACGACGCCGCACTGTGGGTGCCGCGGCTGCACCGCCCCGGGGTCACCGCCCGTACCCGCGCGGACCGGTGGTCGGTCCTGGAATACGGCTGCCATATCCGTGACGTGCACCGGATCTTCGACCACCGAGTGCGGTTGATGCTGACCGAGGACGATCCGCGGTTCCCCAACTGGGATCAGGACGCCACGGCGATCGCCGACGACTACGGGTCGCAGGACCCCAAAATCGTCGCCACCGAACTGTTCGACGCGGCAGGCGTCGCGGCCGACACGTACGACCACGTGCCGGCCCACGCCTGGTCGCGTCGCGGGCTGCGCAGCAATGGCAGCGAGTTCACCGTAGCGACGATCGCGATCTACCACCTGCACGACATCGTCCACCACGCGCACGACGTCGCCCTGATGTGA
- the ypfJ gene encoding KPN_02809 family neutral zinc metallopeptidase, giving the protein MTFNEGMQIDTSTTSSSGGGRGPGRGIAIGGGIGGLLIVVLAMFLGVDPGTVLPQQQEIPTNGVEAEGFDLSQCKTGADANSKVECRVVATGNSVDGVWQQLLKGYSRPQVRLFKGQVQTGCGPATSDVGPFYCPVDRTAYFDTDFFQVLVDQFGSSGGPLAQEYVVAHEFGHHVQNLLGVLGRAQQDPEGATGAGVRTELQADCYAGVWAHYASITRQEGTDVPFLEPLSDKDIADALSAASSVGDDRIQKQATGRVNPEAWTHGSSEQRQKWFTIGYQTGDPNKCDTFAANNLG; this is encoded by the coding sequence ATGACCTTCAACGAGGGTATGCAGATCGACACGAGCACCACGTCCAGTTCGGGCGGTGGCCGTGGCCCCGGTCGGGGCATCGCGATCGGCGGCGGTATCGGCGGTCTGTTGATCGTGGTGCTCGCGATGTTCCTCGGTGTCGACCCCGGCACGGTGCTGCCCCAGCAACAGGAGATCCCCACCAACGGTGTCGAGGCCGAGGGTTTCGACCTGAGCCAGTGCAAGACCGGCGCCGACGCCAACTCCAAGGTCGAGTGTCGCGTGGTCGCCACCGGAAATTCCGTGGACGGCGTCTGGCAGCAGTTGCTCAAGGGATACAGCCGTCCGCAGGTGCGGCTGTTCAAGGGCCAGGTGCAGACCGGGTGTGGTCCGGCCACCAGCGACGTCGGCCCGTTCTACTGCCCGGTGGACCGGACCGCGTACTTCGACACCGACTTCTTCCAGGTCCTCGTCGACCAGTTCGGTTCCAGCGGAGGCCCGCTCGCGCAGGAGTACGTCGTCGCCCACGAGTTCGGCCACCACGTGCAGAACCTGCTCGGCGTTCTCGGCCGGGCCCAGCAGGATCCCGAGGGTGCCACCGGTGCCGGCGTGCGCACCGAACTGCAGGCCGACTGCTACGCCGGCGTCTGGGCGCACTATGCGTCGATCACCCGGCAGGAAGGCACCGACGTGCCGTTCCTGGAACCGCTGAGCGACAAGGACATCGCCGACGCGCTGTCCGCTGCCTCCTCGGTGGGCGACGACCGCATCCAGAAACAGGCCACCGGCCGGGTCAACCCCGAGGCCTGGACCCACGGCTCCTCCGAGCAGCGTCAGAAATGGTTCACCATCGGCTACCAGACCGGTGATCCGAACAAGTGCGACACCTTCGCCGCGAACAACCTTGGCTAG
- a CDS encoding flavin-containing monooxygenase: MTEPDYEVAIIGAGPGGIATAHMLRQKGIQDFIIIERGNDFGGTWRDNHYPGLAVDIPTLWYQLSFAPNPNWSRFFAPGPEIQRYLQDTATNLRLYAHLRPDSEVIRQEWDDEHGLWRLQIRGGAPVTARFVVSSVGGYVNAKNTVDIEGVEDFTGTILRPNAWDDSYDTKGKRIAVIGTGSSGVQITAALSAEAANLDVYQRTPAWVLPKVDFDISPWMRRLFRLPGVVPAVNAAGRLAMDAFMVAPIIHVFSRLPDKWLRRFMPLYDGWSRLLYRLLLRAVVDDPATRRKLVPRYGILAKRPVISSTFLPALNNPGTHLITTPIERITATGIRTTDGVEHPADLLVLATGYELWIDPETYRPETILGACGFDLAEYYRAHGLHSYAGTAHPRLPNRWEIVGPLGFVGFAWPDYVETVAAHAVRIIDETRHRGAQVATVSQDAFNLWNARMRRHGRVAHLYYTAASGLNTYFVNSQHETPYYRPQTITGSRQFARHSPLSDYEFTNVRTTALPEEQPV; this comes from the coding sequence ATGACCGAGCCAGATTACGAGGTGGCGATCATCGGCGCCGGCCCCGGCGGCATCGCAACCGCACATATGTTGCGCCAGAAGGGTATCCAGGACTTCATCATCATCGAACGGGGCAACGACTTCGGCGGCACGTGGCGCGACAATCACTACCCCGGCCTGGCCGTCGACATTCCCACACTGTGGTACCAGCTGTCGTTCGCCCCCAACCCGAATTGGAGCCGGTTCTTCGCGCCCGGACCGGAGATCCAGCGTTACCTGCAGGACACCGCCACCAACCTCCGGCTTTATGCGCACCTGCGCCCCGACTCGGAGGTGATCCGCCAGGAGTGGGACGACGAACACGGCCTGTGGCGCCTGCAGATCCGTGGCGGTGCGCCGGTGACTGCACGTTTCGTGGTCAGTTCGGTCGGCGGGTATGTCAACGCCAAGAACACCGTGGACATCGAGGGCGTCGAGGACTTCACCGGGACCATCCTGCGCCCCAACGCCTGGGACGACAGCTACGACACCAAGGGCAAGCGCATCGCGGTGATCGGGACCGGATCCTCGGGTGTCCAGATCACCGCTGCTCTGTCCGCGGAGGCCGCCAATCTCGATGTCTACCAACGCACCCCGGCCTGGGTGCTGCCGAAGGTCGACTTCGACATCTCGCCGTGGATGCGCCGGCTGTTCCGGCTGCCCGGAGTCGTCCCGGCCGTCAACGCAGCCGGCCGGCTGGCGATGGACGCCTTCATGGTGGCACCGATCATCCACGTGTTCTCCCGGCTTCCGGACAAATGGTTGCGCCGCTTCATGCCGCTCTATGACGGCTGGTCCCGGCTGCTGTACCGGCTGCTGCTGCGTGCGGTGGTCGACGATCCCGCCACCCGGCGAAAGTTGGTACCGCGCTACGGCATCCTGGCCAAGCGCCCGGTGATCTCCAGCACCTTCCTGCCTGCGCTGAACAATCCCGGTACCCACCTGATCACCACACCGATCGAGCGGATCACCGCGACCGGCATCCGCACCACCGACGGCGTCGAGCACCCAGCCGACCTCCTGGTTCTGGCCACCGGCTACGAGCTGTGGATCGACCCGGAGACCTACCGCCCCGAAACCATCCTGGGCGCATGCGGTTTCGACCTCGCCGAGTACTACCGGGCGCACGGTCTGCACAGCTATGCCGGCACGGCCCACCCGCGCCTGCCCAACCGCTGGGAGATCGTCGGCCCGCTCGGCTTCGTCGGCTTCGCCTGGCCGGACTACGTCGAGACGGTGGCCGCACATGCTGTACGGATCATCGACGAGACGCGCCACCGCGGCGCCCAGGTCGCCACCGTCAGCCAGGACGCGTTCAACCTTTGGAACGCCCGCATGCGCCGCCACGGCCGCGTCGCGCACCTCTACTACACCGCGGCGTCCGGTCTGAACACCTACTTCGTCAACTCCCAGCACGAAACCCCGTACTACCGGCCGCAGACGATCACCGGATCCCGGCAGTTCGCCCGGCACTCACCGCTGTCCGACTACGAATTCACCAATGTCCGCACCACCGCACTACCCGAGGAGCAACCCGTATGA
- a CDS encoding DUF885 domain-containing protein — translation MARAATAVDTVAERYLDTYARLDPCAATELGITGHDDDVTDYSPQGVAARAEAARATLRELDGVAPVDEVDVVTVAALRERLGALVDVHDAGLDLGELNVIASPLQTMRDVFDLMPTDTEDDWALIAARLAKVPERAAGYADALRAAADGSHAPALRQVTRGVAQARQIAELFIEMGTSAAPGNPRLQAELRQRTEAAADAYRQLGDVLREDIAPRARETDACGRDAYGLMSRFFLGTSVDLDEAYDWGLGLLDAVVAEQESIAQQLYPGATVAETLRRLDEEPRYVISGTDALQAWMQQLSDRAVESLAGTHFDIEGPLRTLECRIAPTQTGGIYYTGPSEDWSRPGRMWWSVPPGVERFHTWQETTTVFHEGVPGHHLQIGRAVALADQLNRWRRLGCWVSGHGEGWALYAERLMAELGWLDDAGDRMGMLDAQRFRAARVVIDIGVHCGLTAPDGEVWDAERAWNFLTSHSAMAEENLRFELDRYLGWPGQAPSYAIGQRIWHELREESLQRGSTLREFHSRALDLGGLPLDVLRSALSSG, via the coding sequence TTGGCTAGGGCCGCCACCGCCGTGGACACGGTAGCCGAGCGCTACCTGGACACGTACGCGCGCCTCGATCCCTGCGCCGCAACCGAACTGGGGATCACCGGTCACGACGACGACGTCACCGACTACTCCCCCCAGGGGGTGGCGGCGCGCGCCGAGGCGGCACGGGCCACCTTGCGCGAACTCGACGGGGTCGCCCCCGTCGACGAGGTCGACGTGGTGACCGTGGCCGCACTGCGCGAGCGTCTCGGCGCGCTTGTCGACGTGCACGACGCCGGGCTGGACCTGGGCGAGCTCAACGTGATCGCCTCGCCGCTGCAAACCATGCGCGATGTGTTCGACCTGATGCCCACTGACACCGAGGACGACTGGGCGCTGATCGCGGCACGACTGGCGAAAGTTCCCGAGCGGGCCGCCGGCTACGCCGACGCGCTGCGCGCAGCCGCCGACGGCAGCCACGCCCCGGCACTGCGACAGGTCACCCGAGGCGTCGCCCAGGCCCGCCAGATCGCCGAGCTGTTCATCGAGATGGGTACGAGTGCGGCACCGGGAAACCCGCGACTTCAGGCGGAGTTGAGGCAACGCACCGAAGCTGCGGCCGACGCCTACCGGCAACTCGGCGACGTGCTGCGGGAGGACATCGCGCCGCGGGCCCGCGAAACCGACGCCTGCGGGCGCGACGCCTACGGACTGATGTCCCGGTTCTTCCTGGGCACCTCGGTCGACCTCGACGAGGCCTACGACTGGGGTTTGGGGTTGCTCGACGCTGTTGTGGCCGAGCAGGAATCGATCGCCCAGCAGCTCTACCCGGGCGCCACGGTCGCCGAGACGCTGCGCCGGCTGGACGAGGAGCCGCGCTACGTCATCAGTGGCACCGACGCGCTGCAGGCGTGGATGCAGCAGCTGTCCGACCGCGCGGTCGAGTCACTGGCCGGCACGCACTTCGACATCGAGGGCCCGCTGCGCACCCTTGAGTGCCGGATCGCGCCCACCCAGACCGGCGGCATCTACTACACCGGGCCCTCCGAGGACTGGTCACGCCCCGGGCGCATGTGGTGGTCGGTGCCGCCCGGGGTCGAACGGTTCCACACCTGGCAGGAAACCACCACGGTGTTCCACGAAGGGGTGCCCGGGCATCACCTGCAGATCGGCCGAGCGGTGGCGCTGGCCGATCAACTCAACCGGTGGCGGCGGCTGGGCTGCTGGGTGTCGGGCCATGGCGAGGGCTGGGCGCTGTACGCCGAGCGGCTGATGGCCGAACTCGGCTGGCTCGACGATGCCGGTGACCGGATGGGAATGCTTGACGCGCAACGTTTCCGCGCTGCCCGAGTGGTGATCGACATCGGTGTGCACTGCGGCCTGACCGCACCCGACGGCGAGGTGTGGGACGCCGAGCGGGCGTGGAACTTCCTGACCTCACATTCGGCCATGGCCGAGGAGAACCTCCGCTTCGAGCTGGACCGTTACCTGGGTTGGCCGGGTCAGGCCCCGTCGTACGCGATCGGGCAACGGATCTGGCACGAGCTCCGAGAGGAGTCCTTGCAGCGTGGTTCGACGTTGCGGGAGTTCCACAGCCGTGCCCTCGACCTGGGCGGCCTGCCCCTCGATGTGCTCCGGTCTGCGTTGTCCTCCGGCTGA
- a CDS encoding carboxylesterase/lipase family protein, with protein sequence MSVVAEHSTIAHTSLGRLRGTREGGVSVWRGVEYAQQPVGALRFLAPRPVVPWTGVRDAVEHGPLPPQGRSFVGGGRDDPKVRDEACLTVTVWSPDTGGSLPVMVWIPGGAFVYGAGQLQLYNGSRLAANGKVVVVNVTYRLGVFGGFELGDLGEGFDDNLCLRDQIAALQWVRDNIAAFGGDPEQVTVFGESAGATSVLALLASPMADGLFARAIAQSPALPLIADREDRARQSRRFMQLLGVGAEQLKVLPQRQLRRAAGQLQLESAQQTPTLAYGLTHGVDLLPRHPVDAARAGAVSAVPLIIGTNSHEASMFAWGKPPMLPTTLAGVEDYLRRHAPHDRDRVLAAYPDFPRRRALIAFGSDVMFGAPTWAFADAYSAHAPTHVYRFDHTTWTLKVLGLGATHGSEIVHIQHSYGSYLGRKLHPLGRRVQPSVGRRMQRTWLDFARAEIADWPEYDVERRLTRVIRSTRDETVADPDALRRVVWEGLD encoded by the coding sequence GTGTCCGTCGTTGCGGAACATTCGACCATCGCCCACACCTCGCTGGGGCGGCTACGCGGCACCCGCGAAGGCGGGGTCAGCGTATGGCGGGGTGTCGAGTACGCCCAACAGCCCGTCGGCGCCCTGCGATTCCTGGCGCCGCGGCCCGTCGTGCCCTGGACCGGGGTGCGTGACGCCGTCGAACACGGGCCTTTGCCGCCCCAGGGCCGTTCGTTCGTCGGGGGAGGGCGAGACGACCCCAAGGTCCGCGACGAGGCTTGCCTGACCGTCACGGTGTGGTCCCCGGACACGGGCGGGTCGTTGCCGGTGATGGTGTGGATCCCCGGCGGGGCCTTCGTCTACGGCGCCGGCCAGCTGCAGCTGTACAACGGTTCTCGCCTGGCGGCCAACGGCAAGGTGGTGGTCGTCAACGTCACGTATCGGCTCGGCGTGTTCGGCGGGTTCGAACTAGGTGACCTGGGTGAGGGATTCGACGACAACCTGTGCCTGCGGGACCAGATCGCCGCCCTGCAGTGGGTGCGCGACAACATCGCCGCGTTCGGCGGCGATCCCGAGCAGGTGACGGTGTTCGGCGAATCGGCCGGTGCCACATCGGTGTTGGCGCTGCTGGCCAGCCCGATGGCCGACGGGTTGTTCGCCCGGGCCATCGCCCAGAGCCCGGCATTGCCGCTGATCGCCGACCGCGAGGACCGGGCCCGTCAGTCGCGGCGCTTCATGCAACTGCTGGGGGTCGGCGCCGAGCAGCTCAAAGTGCTGCCGCAGCGTCAGTTGCGCCGTGCCGCCGGCCAGCTGCAGCTCGAGAGTGCGCAGCAGACACCGACGCTGGCCTACGGGCTCACCCATGGCGTCGACCTGCTTCCACGGCACCCGGTGGACGCGGCCCGCGCGGGTGCGGTGTCGGCGGTGCCGCTGATCATCGGCACGAACAGTCACGAGGCGTCGATGTTCGCCTGGGGTAAACCGCCGATGTTGCCGACCACGCTGGCCGGCGTCGAGGATTATCTGCGCCGCCATGCACCGCATGACCGCGATCGGGTGTTGGCCGCCTATCCGGATTTCCCGCGCCGCCGTGCGCTGATCGCATTCGGCTCAGATGTCATGTTCGGGGCGCCCACCTGGGCGTTCGCCGACGCGTACAGCGCCCACGCGCCGACTCACGTCTACCGGTTCGACCACACCACGTGGACGTTGAAGGTGTTGGGCCTGGGCGCTACCCATGGCAGTGAGATCGTGCACATCCAGCACAGCTACGGGTCGTACCTGGGCCGCAAACTGCACCCGCTGGGCCGCCGGGTCCAGCCGTCGGTCGGCCGGCGGATGCAACGCACCTGGCTGGATTTCGCCCGGGCCGAGATCGCCGATTGGCCGGAGTACGACGTCGAGCGGCGCCTGACCCGGGTCATCCGGTCCACCCGCGACGAGACCGTCGCAGATCCCGACGCGCTGCGCCGGGTGGTGTGGGAAGGTCTGGACTAG